The proteins below are encoded in one region of Coffea arabica cultivar ET-39 chromosome 4c, Coffea Arabica ET-39 HiFi, whole genome shotgun sequence:
- the LOC113739877 gene encoding tropinone reductase homolog At2g29150-like, giving the protein MALTRENTSTSRWSLLGKTALVTGGTRGIGRAIVEELAQLGATVHTLARKEAELNQLLQEWSSKGYKITGSICDASSREQRIEIIEKVSSLFDGKLNILVNNVGTGVRKPAEDFTAEEYHMIMSMNLESGFHLSQLAYPLLKSSENGNIVFISSVAGLVGLQYSSVYSATKAAMNQLTRNLACEWAKDNIRVNSVAPWYIRTPLVEDWIGANDNLKKIESRTPMRRIGEPEEVSSLVAFLCLPAASYITGQVVPVDGGMTSSRWSLLGMTALVTGGSRGIGRAIVEELAELGATVHTFSRNEAELNQVLQEWSSKGFKVTGSICEASARDQRSQLMEKVSSTFNGKLNILVNNVGTCIGKPAADFTAEEYNLIMSTNLESGYHFSQLAYPLLKASGVGNIVFISSVAGLVNVQYSSIYGATKGAMNQLTRNLACEWAKDNIRVNCVAPWMVRTSLVEFCLKDVEFSKRIEARTPMRRPGEPEEVSAVVAFLCLPAASYVTGQVIAVDGGLTVNGFE; this is encoded by the exons ATGGCACTGACTAGAGAAAACACCTCAACTTCAAGGTGGTCTCTGTTAGGCAAGACAGCTCTTGTCACCGGTGGAACTCGCGGAATCGGACGCGCAATTGTCGAGGAGCTAGCTCAACTTGGTGCCACTGTCCACACTCTCGCAAGAAAAGAAGCAGAGCTAAATCAACTCTTACAAGAATGGTCCTCCAAGGGATACAAGATCACTGGCTCCATCTGCGATGCATCCTCAAGAGAGCAAAGAATTGAGATCATCGAAAAGGTCTCTTCCCTCTTTGATGGAAAGCTTAATATCCTAGTAAATAATGTTGGAACAGGCGTGAGGAAGCCAGCTGAAGATTTTACAGCTGAGGAATATCATATGATTATGTCTATGAACCTCGAATCTGGCTTCCATCTCTCCCAACTTGCTTATCCTCTTCTGAAGTCATCTGAGAATGGAAACATCGTATTCATCTCCTCCGTTGCAGGTTTGGTAGGTCTGCAATATTCATCTGTTTATTCAGCAACTAAAGCTGCAATGAATCAACTCACAAGAAATTTGGCTTGTGAATGGGCTAAAGATAACATTCGGGTCAATTCTGTTGCACCTTGGTACATCAGAACCCCACTGGTGGAAGATTGGATTGGGGCTAATGACAACTTGAAGAAAATAGAATCAAGAACTCCCATGAGGCGAATTGGAGAGCCTGAAGAAGTTTCATCCCTGGTGGCATTCCTTTGTCTCCCTGCAGCTTCATACATCACTGGACAAGTTGTGCCTGTCGATGGAGGAATGACT AGCTCAAGGTGGTCTCTGTTGGGAATGACGGCTCTGGTCACAGGCGGTTCTCGCGGGATAGGCCGCGCAATCGTGGAGGAACTAGCTGAACTGGGTGCAACAGTCCACACCTTTTCAAGAAACGAAGCAGAGCTCAATCAAGTCTTGCAGGAGTGGTCGTCAAAGGGATTCAAAGTCACTGGTTCAATCTGTGAAGCATCTGCAAGAGATCAAAGAAGCCAGCTCATGGAGAAGGTTTCCTCCACCTTCAATGGGAAGCTCAACATCCTGGTAAACAATGTTGGGACCTGCATAGGAAAGCCTGCAGCTGATTTTACTGCTGAAGAGTATAATCTGATTATGTCTACGAATCTTGAATCCGGTTACCATTTCTCCCAACTTGCTTATCCTCTCTTGAAAGCATCTGGGGTGGGAAATATTGTGTTCATTTCCTCTGTTGCAGGTCTAGTGAATGTGCAGTATTCATCTATTTATGGTGCAACTAAAGGTGCAATGAATCAACTGACGAGAAATTTGGCTTGTGAATGGGCTAAGGATAACATCCGCGTCAATTGTGTTGCTCCTTGGATGGTCAGAACATCCCTAGTGGAATTTTGCCTAAAGGATGTGGAATTCTCGAAGAGAATTGAAGCAAGAACTCCAATGAGGCGCCCTGGAGAGCCAGAAGAAGTTTCAGCAGTGGTAGCTTTCCTTTGTCTTCCAGCTGCTTCCTATGTTACTGGACAGGTAATTGCTGTTGACGGAGGACTGACTGTTAATGGATTCGAGTAG